One window of the Granulicella arctica genome contains the following:
- a CDS encoding TonB-dependent receptor, whose amino-acid sequence MRLYHLYLKFALGASLFFVTGFLLAQAVSGTIVGSVTDPTGASVANAAVTIVLTGQSSVHNSVTNESGNFTEPNLPPGTYTITIVAPGFKKEARENITLLTNTTTRLDVSLTTGSTTETVLVTTAPPLLQTDRADISTTIEQRQIADLPLSSGNNFQSLLNTVPGMAPVVFNNSQFYNANNDLSVNANGQSSYVNLYQIEGIDDDQRTGIHIILVPPAAAIGNVDITTNNFEAEFGRAVGTVVNVTLKSGTNSFHGSVFQNMENNGVNARNFFATGPNGRLVYNYTGGSIGGPVLKNKLFFFGDFLRVSDHEASTVNANIPFYNVVNGNLNLSGYSGQVYDPNTGNTTNCTSGGTAPACGTGRTPFSGNLIPLTNPGITKVGLTVLQALDTVARDPKQNLASAAYIAGKTTNNFSQNSPFSKDSISYDIKSDYTITAKDHLSGRFSHQKTDTYQAPLFGSFLGGPAGGGFEATGIATAYSTGFNYGHVFSPTLLTEARVGIAHLRNSAQQTDYGTNDARTLGIPGNGPNGTNNVITSSGQVAFSVNNFSSPLIGYSASLPWLRAESNIDFANNWTKILGNHTLKGGADIRRVRDDLLQGNNNAAAGQYYFSENQTSAPGATAFNGSVTGQANDIASVLFGVPNQVGQDTNSTFPAYRQTWLFFFASDKWQATPKLTLDIGLRYELYPPATPRKAGGFVNYNPSNNQLVVAGLNGNPSNLGMQTDYKNFAPRLGASYRVTDATVVRAGFGVSYVPFVDNTYAYNYPIKTSTFYTNTPTYGAALNPAGGVVNYSTGIPATPTAVFGANGTITESAANGTIGLANLYIPLNFKNASVSSWNAAIQQALPLDMSLQIAYVANHGTRIDVAQNINQPTVYGQSAAYDPLNIAFGKTAAVTQFFQGFSTNYQSLQIELKRRFSKGIAFASAVTWGKAQNYQTGAQDGNLLFYSGNIRRNYNLADFDRTLNYEQTITYELPAGRGHQHFNSGISSYVLGGWRTSAIISALSGLPFTITTTSATPGTTQTVNQVNPYRVNHSVSGAANTTWFDPSSFAAPAACVAYSAANPVPCAIGNTQRNQFRGPGYFSDNLSLFKSFPIFRESALEARFDAFNMTNTPAFGLPNSTLGSNLGKITGTLGSGVGNVNGVGGARVLQAGVKISF is encoded by the coding sequence ATGCGTCTGTATCACTTGTACTTGAAATTTGCCTTAGGGGCCTCTCTCTTTTTCGTCACGGGCTTTCTCCTGGCCCAGGCAGTCAGCGGTACCATTGTCGGCTCGGTAACCGACCCCACGGGAGCGAGTGTCGCCAATGCTGCCGTCACGATCGTACTTACAGGCCAAAGCTCGGTACACAACTCAGTCACAAACGAGAGCGGCAATTTTACCGAGCCGAATCTTCCCCCGGGCACCTATACCATCACCATCGTTGCTCCGGGCTTCAAGAAAGAGGCGCGCGAGAATATCACGCTCCTCACGAATACGACGACACGCCTCGACGTAAGCCTCACCACGGGCAGCACCACCGAGACAGTACTCGTCACAACCGCCCCGCCCCTTCTCCAGACAGATCGTGCCGACATCTCCACCACCATAGAGCAGCGACAGATCGCCGACCTTCCTCTGAGCAGTGGTAACAACTTCCAATCGCTGCTAAACACAGTGCCTGGAATGGCACCGGTCGTCTTCAACAACTCGCAGTTCTACAACGCCAACAACGACCTTTCCGTGAACGCCAATGGACAGTCTTCTTATGTCAACCTGTATCAGATTGAAGGTATTGACGACGATCAGCGGACGGGCATCCACATCATCCTCGTCCCGCCGGCCGCTGCTATCGGAAATGTTGACATAACGACGAACAACTTTGAAGCAGAGTTTGGCCGCGCCGTCGGTACCGTCGTCAACGTGACGCTCAAGTCCGGCACCAACTCGTTCCATGGATCGGTCTTCCAGAACATGGAGAACAACGGCGTCAACGCACGTAACTTCTTTGCCACCGGCCCCAATGGTCGCCTGGTCTATAACTACACAGGTGGCTCGATTGGTGGACCCGTTCTCAAGAACAAATTGTTCTTCTTCGGTGACTTTCTTCGCGTCTCCGATCATGAAGCCTCGACCGTCAACGCCAACATTCCGTTCTACAACGTAGTCAATGGAAACCTGAACCTCAGCGGTTATTCCGGACAGGTCTACGATCCCAACACCGGAAACACAACCAATTGCACGAGTGGCGGCACGGCACCAGCCTGCGGCACTGGGCGTACTCCCTTCAGCGGCAATCTCATTCCACTCACCAACCCCGGCATCACCAAGGTCGGGCTCACTGTTCTACAGGCGCTCGACACAGTAGCAAGAGATCCCAAACAAAATCTGGCATCTGCTGCCTACATCGCCGGTAAGACAACCAACAACTTCTCGCAAAACTCACCCTTCAGCAAGGATTCCATCAGCTACGACATCAAGTCGGACTACACGATCACGGCCAAAGATCATCTGAGCGGACGCTTTAGCCATCAGAAAACGGACACGTATCAGGCACCTCTGTTTGGTTCGTTCCTCGGCGGACCGGCTGGCGGAGGATTTGAAGCGACCGGCATCGCGACGGCGTACAGCACAGGTTTCAACTACGGGCATGTCTTCTCGCCTACCCTGTTGACCGAAGCTCGCGTCGGCATCGCTCACCTGCGCAACTCGGCGCAACAGACAGACTACGGAACCAATGATGCCAGAACGCTGGGTATCCCCGGCAACGGCCCAAACGGCACCAACAACGTCATCACCAGCAGCGGGCAGGTCGCATTTTCGGTCAATAATTTCTCGTCCCCTCTCATTGGTTATTCGGCATCCCTGCCTTGGCTTCGCGCGGAATCTAATATTGACTTTGCAAATAATTGGACCAAGATCCTAGGCAACCACACCCTCAAGGGAGGTGCAGACATCCGCCGCGTTCGCGACGACCTTCTGCAGGGCAATAACAACGCGGCGGCGGGCCAATACTACTTCAGCGAAAACCAGACCTCAGCCCCAGGTGCCACAGCATTCAATGGCTCGGTCACCGGGCAAGCCAACGATATTGCCAGCGTGTTATTCGGCGTTCCCAACCAGGTTGGTCAGGATACAAACAGCACCTTTCCCGCGTACCGTCAGACATGGCTGTTCTTCTTTGCCTCCGACAAGTGGCAGGCCACCCCCAAGCTGACCCTCGATATTGGACTGCGCTACGAACTCTATCCGCCCGCAACACCGCGCAAGGCAGGCGGCTTCGTCAACTACAACCCATCCAACAATCAGTTGGTCGTAGCCGGCCTGAACGGCAACCCGTCCAACCTCGGCATGCAGACGGATTATAAGAACTTCGCTCCCCGGCTCGGAGCCTCCTACCGCGTCACCGATGCGACAGTCGTACGCGCCGGTTTTGGCGTAAGCTATGTTCCTTTTGTAGATAACACCTATGCCTATAACTACCCCATTAAGACAAGCACCTTCTACACGAACACACCGACATACGGAGCTGCTCTAAACCCCGCCGGAGGTGTCGTCAATTACTCCACAGGCATACCGGCAACGCCAACGGCCGTCTTCGGAGCGAACGGAACGATCACCGAAAGCGCCGCGAACGGCACGATCGGGCTGGCTAACCTTTACATTCCCCTCAACTTTAAAAACGCGTCTGTCTCCTCTTGGAACGCGGCGATACAGCAGGCTCTTCCACTCGATATGTCCCTCCAGATCGCCTATGTTGCCAACCACGGCACGCGGATCGATGTCGCACAGAACATCAACCAACCAACCGTCTACGGACAGAGTGCTGCCTACGATCCTCTCAACATAGCCTTCGGCAAGACCGCTGCAGTCACCCAGTTCTTTCAGGGCTTCTCGACGAACTATCAATCGTTGCAGATTGAACTGAAGCGCCGCTTCTCCAAAGGAATCGCCTTCGCTTCTGCTGTCACGTGGGGCAAGGCGCAGAACTATCAGACTGGTGCTCAGGATGGCAATCTGCTCTTTTACAGCGGCAACATTCGTCGCAACTATAACCTTGCGGACTTCGACAGAACCTTGAACTACGAGCAGACCATCACTTACGAGTTGCCAGCCGGAAGGGGCCACCAACACTTTAATTCCGGAATCTCCTCCTACGTATTAGGCGGTTGGAGGACGTCAGCGATCATCTCAGCATTGTCCGGTCTACCCTTCACCATCACGACAACGAGCGCCACACCAGGCACCACTCAGACCGTCAATCAAGTCAATCCGTATCGCGTAAACCACAGCGTAAGTGGGGCAGCCAACACAACCTGGTTCGATCCCTCTTCATTCGCAGCGCCAGCAGCGTGCGTTGCCTACTCCGCTGCAAATCCAGTCCCGTGTGCCATCGGGAATACCCAGCGCAACCAGTTCCGTGGCCCGGGCTACTTCTCGGATAACCTGTCACTCTTCAAGAGCTTCCCCATCTTTCGCGAGTCGGCGCTGGAAGCGCGCTTCGATGCATTCAACATGACCAACACTCCCGCATTCGGTCTGCCGAATTCTACGCTTGGATCAAATCTCGGCAAGATCACCGGAACACTCGGCAGCGGGGTAGGCAACGTAAACGGTGTGGGAGGAGCGCGAGTTCTGCAGGCAGGCGTCAAAATATCCTTCTGA
- a CDS encoding DUF5009 domain-containing protein, with translation MTNGEPALSTGIAGQTTSTRVASIDVFRGLTMAVMIFVNALSSVKGMPWWTEHAPGNVDVMTYVDMVFPFFLFILGVSMPIAVTQRLKRNPSEPQLWAHILLRSLSLIVLGYVIANAEKADMRLMPLSGGLWAFLALLSASLYLNVYPKSERFTRLFVVLKYAGLIGLVILLGLFRRLSHGHAAWLDPSYPEILGLIGFSYVASSILYVPTRRWPWAAVAWFTIMITFCSLSAAKVIAFPGRLPLYLWPFGNGAMPAIIMAGVVTSSIFLQAASEKKTRRAMLTGGGFALTLLLLGLLLTPLGISKIRATPTWCLYSAGAAVLLFTVLYWLCDVRGKTAWADFVRPAGANTLLTYLLPDLWYFIFLALGFAYLDTHLNAGLPGVLKTVCFTALMLWFARLLTRAKIRLQI, from the coding sequence ATGACCAATGGCGAACCGGCGTTGTCGACAGGGATAGCGGGTCAAACGACCAGTACAAGAGTGGCGTCGATCGACGTCTTCCGCGGTCTGACGATGGCGGTCATGATCTTCGTCAATGCGTTGAGCAGTGTGAAGGGCATGCCCTGGTGGACTGAGCACGCGCCCGGGAATGTCGACGTCATGACCTACGTCGACATGGTCTTTCCGTTTTTCCTCTTCATTCTGGGAGTGTCGATGCCCATTGCTGTCACGCAGCGCTTGAAGCGTAATCCCTCTGAGCCGCAGCTTTGGGCTCACATCCTGCTTCGCTCGCTCAGCCTCATCGTTCTCGGTTACGTTATCGCCAATGCGGAGAAGGCAGATATGAGGCTTATGCCACTCAGCGGAGGTCTTTGGGCGTTTCTGGCTCTACTCAGTGCGTCTCTCTACCTCAATGTCTATCCCAAGTCGGAGCGATTTACGAGACTATTCGTTGTGCTGAAGTATGCCGGTCTGATCGGATTAGTTATCCTGCTCGGCCTCTTCCGTCGCTTGTCCCATGGTCATGCAGCGTGGCTGGATCCGTCTTACCCTGAGATCCTCGGCCTTATCGGTTTCTCCTACGTTGCGAGCTCTATCCTTTACGTTCCGACGCGGCGGTGGCCATGGGCCGCTGTTGCATGGTTTACGATCATGATCACCTTCTGTTCGCTTTCAGCCGCTAAGGTTATTGCGTTCCCGGGCAGGCTGCCGCTATACCTGTGGCCGTTCGGCAATGGAGCCATGCCGGCCATCATCATGGCAGGTGTGGTCACATCGTCCATTTTCCTCCAAGCAGCGTCGGAAAAGAAGACACGTCGCGCCATGTTGACCGGCGGCGGCTTTGCTCTTACTCTGCTGCTTCTCGGCTTGCTTCTTACGCCGCTCGGCATCTCAAAGATTCGTGCGACGCCTACATGGTGTCTTTATAGCGCGGGCGCGGCTGTGCTGCTCTTTACCGTCCTCTACTGGCTCTGTGATGTACGGGGAAAGACAGCCTGGGCCGACTTCGTTCGGCCTGCAGGCGCAAACACACTACTTACATATCTGCTCCCTGATCTCTGGTACTTTATCTTTCTTGCTTTGGGCTTTGCCTATTTGGATACGCACCTGAACGCGGGGCTGCCTGGTGTCTTGAAGACAGTCTGCTTCACCGCGCTCATGCTCTGGTTCGCGCGATTACTGACGCGCGCAAAGATTCGGTTACAGATTTAG
- a CDS encoding ROK family protein, producing MARSSIPVGRPSVLRHANALHVLRLLRECRACSRADLVRSSSLSAPTITNVVNDLLSANLIEPLGGGESSGGRPPDMIRFKAERGCALAIDITASFISLLLTDLDGEEIILDSISLLGRRTTPAAICSLISTKVNALLRRENKKTGDVLVAVVGVPSITNVDEGIVLSISTLENWRSVPLGKMLTKALRCRVIIENDTNLAALGERYKGAAQGEENFILISIGPSMGSGIILNGELHHGSQWSAGEIGYLRLPNVSKSYPAIHSFGELETLVSEQGIVESWERATRRRLSQKTVRALDAVAIFELAAGGDAQAKKVIQARAGMVADIIVNISLILNPGLILLGGTLGSHPLLLKLVRERLRESEFGIMKIGQSVLGSSATLWGGVALALEVIPSVLLPKPVH from the coding sequence ATGGCAAGATCATCCATTCCCGTGGGTCGACCATCCGTGCTGCGTCATGCTAATGCCTTGCATGTGCTCAGGCTTCTGCGGGAGTGCCGCGCCTGCTCCCGAGCGGATTTAGTGAGAAGCTCCAGCCTGAGCGCGCCTACCATCACCAATGTAGTGAACGATCTCCTCTCCGCCAATCTTATTGAGCCACTGGGTGGTGGCGAATCGAGCGGCGGCCGTCCACCGGACATGATTCGGTTCAAGGCGGAGCGAGGCTGTGCCCTTGCCATCGATATAACCGCATCATTCATCTCTCTTCTACTGACCGATCTGGATGGGGAAGAGATCATTCTCGATAGCATCTCGCTTCTCGGACGTCGGACGACGCCCGCAGCAATCTGTTCCCTCATCAGCACTAAGGTAAACGCTCTACTCCGCAGAGAGAACAAAAAAACGGGCGACGTGTTGGTAGCTGTCGTTGGCGTACCATCCATCACGAATGTTGATGAAGGGATAGTCCTGTCGATCAGCACACTTGAAAACTGGCGTTCTGTCCCACTCGGAAAGATGTTGACGAAGGCGCTACGGTGTCGGGTAATCATCGAAAACGATACCAACCTTGCAGCTCTTGGTGAGCGCTATAAGGGAGCTGCACAGGGAGAAGAAAACTTCATCCTCATCAGCATCGGTCCGTCTATGGGTTCCGGCATTATTCTCAACGGGGAACTTCATCATGGTTCGCAATGGTCAGCGGGTGAAATAGGGTATCTGCGCCTGCCGAACGTCTCGAAGAGCTATCCCGCGATCCATTCGTTTGGAGAACTTGAGACCCTGGTCAGCGAGCAGGGAATCGTAGAAAGCTGGGAGAGAGCAACTCGTCGAAGGTTATCGCAGAAGACTGTGCGAGCACTCGATGCCGTAGCAATTTTTGAGCTTGCGGCCGGCGGTGACGCGCAAGCAAAGAAGGTCATCCAGGCTCGTGCTGGGATGGTCGCCGATATTATCGTGAACATATCCCTCATCCTGAACCCTGGCCTGATCCTGCTCGGGGGAACACTAGGCAGTCATCCATTGCTGCTGAAGCTTGTGCGTGAGCGACTAAGAGAGAGTGAGTTCGGCATTATGAAAATCGGCCAAAGTGTCCTGGGCAGTTCCGCGACGCTCTGGGGGGGGGTTGCGCTTGCCCTTGAGGTCATCCCATCTGTTCTGCTGCCGAAGCCTGTTCACTGA